A segment of the Ipomoea triloba cultivar NCNSP0323 chromosome 1, ASM357664v1 genome:
ATATAGAAGTTTTGAGGTATAAACAATGACAAACGTGCAACGTATTGCacataataactaataagtacatatatttatttgactAAAATACCCAAAATGTGATCACACTTTTTTAATCCATAGCCTCCCCTGTGATGAACTATCTATACTAtgatttactctttttttcccGAATTAATATGTaactttgttaaaaatttataaCTAAATTTTAAAGTAGTAAATAATTAAGGACTAAATTTACAGctttaatcaaaatataaaaagaatataaattgttattttCTCAAATAAATACAGTAATATTTACAGTGAATTGAACAACCTGCTATATTACAACCCATATCAAAGTTAGTTGACACCTATAAAAAGTAGTAATTAATGtaagacaaattttttttttttttttaataatcctCTGTCACTATAAAAAGAGCAAGAAAGGGAATCGCCATGCACCATTCAGCTTATCCTTTAATTTGAAGCAATAATCCTCAAGTTTCCCCCAAAGTCATAATGGGATTAATCGCCCATTCCACTAAGCTTCTTCTTTTCCTCATTTTGTTGACTAACGTTGTTGTTTTAGCAGATTGGTATCAGCCTCGCCGTTTGCTTGCCGGCGGTGGCGGCGGCGCTTCCAACGGGGTTGGCGGGGGTGGAGGACTTGGTACAATTGTAGGGGGGCTGAGTAATGACATCATCGGCGGGGGTGGAGGACTTGGTGGTGCCCTGCCAGGCATCGGAGGTGGTGGAGTCGCAGGTGGTGGCGCCCTGCCAGGCATCGGAGGTGGTGGAGTCGCAGGTGGTGGCGACGTGGCTAACGGCAATACAATTCTGGGATTCAGTttaagtggtggtggtgggctTGGTTCCGGAGCTAGTGGGGGAGGTAGTGCCGGTGGTAGCGATGGTGTAGGGGAAGTTGCCGGTGGCGGCGCCAATGGTGGCAGCGGCAGCGGTGGCAATGGCAAATAAAATCAGAATGGTGGCAGCGGCAGCGGTGGCAATGGCAAATAAAATCAGATTAATTTGGTTTGAATTATATGCAATAAGTGATCATATATGATATCACCTggttaatataattatgttaattCATTATTGTGTTTCATTTTGTTGTGTAAAAACTTGCCAATCACATTATTAGTGTGTAAAGTGTGTATTTTGTATctctgatttttattttataaagttcattttattatgtaaaaatttacagatcatatatttaattatttatatagtaatacaTTCCCCActctctatctatctatatatatatatatatatatatacacatatatatatatatacacacatatatatatatatatatatacacacatatatatatatatacacacacacatatatatatatatacacacacatatatatacacacatatatatatatatacacacatatatatatatatacacagatatatatatatatatatatatatatatatatatgcttagatTCTGGTGCCGTGAAGGTCGCATGTACAGCTATGCAAATGAATCTATGCCTTAGATAAACTCATCTTTAAATACATAGGATCTTGAAACTCagaggcacaacaatgtgcactgtaaatacaacaatgtgctctagaaGTCATAAAAATATGCACTGAAAATCTGGAAAGGAAAATTGTGCATAGGTAAAAAAcatgaaacaattattgaaaatattgaaTAGGCTAAATTtaacaggtatatatatatatatatatatatatatatatatatatagtaagaaTTTGTTGATCGATTTAgtaaaatgactcattttattGGTTGTCACAAAACTAACGATGGCTCTCATATTGCAGATTTATTCTTCAAAGAGGTAGTGCGTTTACATGGGATTCCACGTATCATTGTGTCTGATCGAGATGCCAAGTTTCTAAGCCATTTTTTGCGAATATTTTGGGGAAAGCTTGGAACAAAACTTTTGTACtctgatggataatacactaggcctgaGCTACATGGATCGGCCCAAGAGAACAACtggatcaagaaagcccaagaaggagACCCAACACGAAGATACcgaagagttcgataaggattagACTTAACACttataatattagcaagattagggcttattagttataatgtaaccTGGACTCCCAGTTGGAGGCTGTCCGGAATTCTTATACCTAGTAGGGCCCTAGGCCCAAAAtttgtataaatagaccctccataCACGGAGAAAGGAcaagcaattctgagcaatacaatacctatattctctccacatatttttcctacatatttcctatattaacaggtagtgttggcctgcctttgactacccagaagtcataaaaccaacattggcgccgtctgtggggatcgatACGGAAAAGCTTCGTACTTTCCTCTGAACTCGAGAAACATGGTGACTACACAACAGGGAAGGGAAACAGGCCTGCCAGCGGGAGATTTGCAGGAAAACCCCATCACGCACGAGCTACTTAACCAAGAAGACCCTCACAAAGGGGAGAGAATCGGCCCAGGCGAGCGTTCCCCGGACAACAACGTCCCTCAGACCCAGCCGGTCGAATTTCCCCCCAATATAATGGAGGTCGCGGCGCAACTCTGTGAATTGCTAAAATCAAGTCGAACGATCGGAGATAAACCACCGGCAGTTGAGCCACGCAAGAAGGAAGCCCCCATCGGCCACGAAGGCGTAGGTGAAAACTATGATCAGACCATGGACCAGGGGCGGAATCATCAGGATCTCGAAATAGCTAACCTCGCCAAGGAACTAAGAGACCTTCAGAAAAGGATGGAG
Coding sequences within it:
- the LOC115998583 gene encoding glycine-rich protein 23-like, which codes for MGLIAHSTKLLLFLILLTNVVVLADWYQPRRLLAGGGGGASNGVGGGGGLGTIVGGLSNDIIGGGGGLGGALPGIGGGGVAGGGALPGIGGGGVAGGGDVANGNTILGFSLSGGGGLGSGASGGGSAGGSDGVGEVAGGGANGGSGSGGNGK